The DNA region GCTCTGCCTGCAGGAGGTCACCCGCTCAGTCACTGTCAAGAGCGACTGGCTGGAATATCGCGACGGCAGCCACATCCTGCCCCAGCGCGCCAACCTCCTCGAGGAGATCAAGGCGGTTCTTCCGGAGCATGACGTCTTCTTCGCGCCGACGGCGAAAGGCGAGCTCTTCGATGGCGGGAGCAGCGTGCCTTCGGAGTTTGGGCTGGCGACGTTCGTGCGCAGGTCGGTTGCGGTTATCGGCCATGCCATGGATTTCGTGCATGGCGATTTCTTTGCAGACAGCTATGGTCCGCATCCGCGCGCCCGCAACGCTCATGCCATCCGCCTGTTCGACTATAAGGCCAGCCATCCGGTGACAATCGCCCAACTGCATGGCCTGCGTGACCTGGCCGGCAAGGGCGATACGCCCGCGCGCCGGGGACAGGCCGATGCACTCGTCAGTTTGATCCGGCAGATCTGGCGTAAGGGCGAGCGCCTCGTCGTCTGCGGCGACTTCAACGTGCTACCCGGAAGCGTCATGTTCGATGCGCTCGGCGGGCTCGGCCTCACCGATCTCGTCACCTCCCGCGGCTTCACGGATACGAGGACATCGCACTACGCGAAAGACGGGCGCTTTGCGGACTACATGCTGGTGACGCCTGACGTTGCGGTTGCGAGATTCGATGTGGTCGCGGAACCGGAAGTGTCGGATCATCGGCCCCTCCTGCTGGAGATCGGCTAGCCGCCTATCTTTTCACGCCTTGCCGTTGATAGCGGCGCTCCCAAATTATTCAGGGCACAAAACTGCTTAAATAGTCATCACTGCTGCCACTTTCTTCTGCGGCGGGCAGGCAAACCCTTGTAGATGAAGCATTTCTGAAATTGGCATATCGCTTGCTTACCCGTCTTGTATGCAAGATAGCCATACAGCTGAGACCGCGCAGAACACCATCGAAGAGGCCATCATTTCGGGCATTCTTTCCGCCCGGATCAGACCCGGTACGCGGCTGAGCGAGAACCAGCTTGCAGCCGTGTTCGGCGTTTCGCGAACCCGCGTGCGCGAGGCGATGATGCGGCTGGAAACGCGCGGCATCGTCACTGTAAGCCCGCGCCGGGGCTGGTTCGTCGTCGAGCCGTCCGCCGAGGAGGCGATGACCGTCTACCAGGCGAGGCGCGTCATCGAATCCGGCCTGCTGCGCGGCATGCGGGCGCTGACGGACGAGGGCCGCAAGGTTCTCACCGCGCACCTCGACGAGGAAAAGGCTGCGATGGCCGTTGGGGATCGCCAGCGTCTCACCTGCCTCATGGGCGATTTCCATATCTGCATTGCCGAACTCGGCGGCAACCCGATCCTTGTCGACATCCTGCGCGATCTCACTGCCCGCACGATCCTCATTTCGATGCTCTATCAGTCGGAATTTCATGCAGTGCAATCCCATGAGGGGCACTGCCGCATCTTCGAGGCCATGGCAGCCGGCGATTTCGTCAGGGCCGCCGAGCTCTCCGTCGAACATCTGGACGAGGTGGAAACGGGCCTGGACCTCACGACGCGTCCGGACCCTCTCTCGGAACTGCGCAGTTCCCTGTCCCTTCCTCCCAGGACCGTGCCTTCCCAATCATCCGGCATACGAAAAACCGCAACTTCAAAGGAGAAATGAACACATGCTGACGAGAAGAACATTCTTTGCAATCGCAACGCTCGCGGCCGCCGTCGGCTTCGGCTCCGCATCCCACGCCGATGCGCTGGCCGACATCACCGCGCGCGGTACGCTGCGTGTCGCCGTCCCGCAGGATTTCCCGCCTTTCGGCAGCGTCGGTACTGACATGGCGCCGATGGGCTATGACATCGACATGGCCAATCTGATTGCCGAAAAGCTCGGCGTCAAAACCGAACTAGTGCCAGTCACAAGTGCCAACCGCATTCCATACCTGCAGACGAACAAGGTCGATCTGGTTATTTCCAGCCTCGGCAAGAATCCGGACCGCGAAAAGGTGATCGATTTCTCGACCGCCTATGCGCCCTTCTTCAACGGCGTATTCGCGCCAGGCGATCTTTCCGTCGCCAAGGTGGAAGATCTGGCCGGCAAGACGGTCGGTGTCACCCGCGGCGCCGTCGAAGACCTCGAGCTGACGAAGATTGCGTCTGCCGATGTCACGATCAAGCGCTACGAGGACAACAACGGCACGATCTCCGCCTTCCTCTCCGGCCAGGTCGAGGCTGTTGCGACCGGCAATGTCGTTGCCGCCGCCATCCTTGCCAAGAACCCGCCGAAGCGTCCCGAACTGAAGTTCCTCATTAAGAACTCGCCCTGCTATATCGGCCTCAGCAAGGAACAGCCTGCGCTTCTCGAAAAGGTGAACAGCATCATCGCCGCCGCCAAGACCGACGGTTCGCTGAACGCCATTGCCCAGAAGTGGCTCGGCACCGATCTCCCGAAAGACCTCTAAAAGCCGGTCCAGCATGGTCACCCCGCCGCCGCGGGGTGACTACTCGCCGTCGGTATTCAAAGAGGGGACGTGTTTTGAGCTACCATTTCGAATTCGGTTGGCTGCTTCAGTATTATCCGCAGGTCGTCAAGGGCATAGTGATCACCCTGGAGCTTGTCGCGATCGGCGGTGTGCTCGGCATCTCGCTCGGCACCTTCTGTGCCTGGGTGCGCGCGCTCGGTCCGGCGTGGCTGAAGCCTGTGGTCGCGGGTTACGTCGAGCTTATCCGCAATACGCCATTCCTGATCCAGCTTTTTTTCATCTTCTTTGGCCTGCCGTCGCTGGGTCTGCAGCTTTCCGAGCTGACGGCCGCCAATCTCGCCATGGTCGTCAATCTCGGTGCCTATAGCTGCGAAATCATCCGCGCCGGCATCCAGGCGACGCCAAAGGGGCAGTTCGAGGCGGGCGCCAGTCTCGCCATGACGCCGTTCGAAACCTTCCGCCACGTCGTTCTGGTGCCCTCGCTGCAGCGCATCTGGCCGGCACTCTCCTCACAGGTGGTGATCGTCATGCTCGGCTCCTCCGTCGTGTCGCAGATCGCCGCCGAGGACCTGACCTTTGCCGCCAACTTCATCCAGTCGCGAACCTTCCGCGCCTTCGAGGCCTACATCGTCTCGACGGCCATCTACCTGGCGCTGGCGATCCTGCTTAGGCAGGTGCTGGCGGTGGCCGGTGGGTTCATCTTCCCGAGGAGGCTTGCCCGATGATCGAGTTCACGCTCTGGGATATCCTGCGCAACCTGCTGCTCGCCACCCGCTGGACAGTTCTGCTCTCGCTCATTTCCTTCATCGGCGGCGGCGCGGTCGGGCTCGGACTGCTCCTCCTGCGCATCAGCAAGCGCAAATCGCTGCGGGCGCTTGCAAAATACTACATCGAGCTTTTCCAGGGCACGCCGCTCCTGATGCAGCTCTTCATCGCCTTCTTCGGCCTCGGCCTGTTCGGTATCAATGTCCCGGCCTGGCTTGCCGCCGGCCTGGCGCTGATCCTCTGGACCGCCGCCTTCCTTGCCGAAATCTGGCGCGGTTGCGTCGAATCGGTCGCAAAAGGCCAGTGGGAGGCCTCCGCCAGCCTCGGCATGGGCCGGCTTCAGCAGATGCGCTACGTGATCCTGCCGCAGGCCCTGAGGGTCGCCGTGCCACCGACGGTCGGCTTCTCCGTCCAGGTCGTCAAGGGAACGGCGCTCACCTCGATCATCGGCTTCGTCGAGCTGTCGAAGGCAGGCACCGTCGTCACCAACGCCACCTTCCAGCCCTTCACCGTCTACGGGCTCGTCGCACTCATCTATTTCGCGCTCTGCTGGCCTCTGTCGAAGAGCAGCCAGATCCTCGAAAGGAAGCTCAATGTCGCTCATCGAAATCACTGAAGTCCGCAAGAGCTACGGCACGAACGAGGTGCTGAAGGGCATCAACCTGGATGTGGATCCGGGCGAAGTCATCGCCATCATCGGCAAGAGCGGCTCGGGCAAATCGACCCTGCTGCGCTGCATCAACGGCCTTGAGAGCATCACCCAAGGCTCGATCTCGGTGGCCGGAGCCCAGCTTCTGGACGACGAACTGCACCTGAAGGCGCTGCGCCTGAAGGTCGGCATGATCTTCCAGCAGTTCAATCTTTTCCCGCACCTGACGGCCGGCGGCAACGTCATGCTGTCGCAGTCCGTCGTCAAGAAGACGCCGAAGGCGGAGGCCGCAGCGGTCGCCCGCAAGATGCTCGACCGGGTCGGCCTAGGCCACAAATTCGACGCCTATCCCGACGAGCTTTCCGGCGGTCAGCAGCAGCGCGTCGCGATCGCCCGTGCGCTTGCGATGCAGCCGATCGCGCTGCTCTGCGACGAGATCACCTCCGCGCTCGATCCGGAACTCGTCGCCGAAGTCCTGGCTGTCGTGCGCGAGCTTGCCGCCGAGGGGATGACGTTGCTGATGGTGACGCACGAAATGCGGTTCGCCCGCGACGTCTGCAGCCGGGTCGTCTTCATGCACGAAGGCCGCGTTCACGAAATCGGCCGGCCGGAAAACGTCTTCGCAAATCCGAAGACCGCCGAACTCAAGCAGTTTCTCGGCATGCATTGAGGGGCGCGCCGCCAGGTCATGTATGTTATCCCGCCGCCTCGATGATCAGCTGGGTGATCTCATCGGGATGGGAAATCAGTGAAAGATGGCTGGCCTTCAGTTCGATGGTCTTGGCTCCCATGCGCTTGGCCATGAAGCGTTCGAGTTCTGGATTGATCGTGCGATCTTCTGTCGATACGGCATACCAGCTTGGCTTCGAACGCCAAGTCGCCTGTGTGGTCTTGCCTGTAAGGAGAGCCTTGTTGAATGGCGCCTGGACTGCATAAAGCACCTTCGCCTTTGCTTCCGGTAGGTCGCCCGCGAAATCATGCAGGAATGCCGCCTCGCTGAGGCGCCCTTCGTCGCCATCGAAAACAATGCCTGCGGAAGCCGGCGGCGGGGGAAATGTCTTGGCCAATGCCGTATAATCCTCGCCCGCATCCGGCGCCCGCGCCGCGACATAAACGAGTGCCGATACGTTAGGATGCATCCCGG from Rhizobium sullae includes:
- a CDS encoding endonuclease/exonuclease/phosphatase family protein — its product is MRIISLNAWGGKLHQPLIDYLGTIEADVLCLQEVTRSVTVKSDWLEYRDGSHILPQRANLLEEIKAVLPEHDVFFAPTAKGELFDGGSSVPSEFGLATFVRRSVAVIGHAMDFVHGDFFADSYGPHPRARNAHAIRLFDYKASHPVTIAQLHGLRDLAGKGDTPARRGQADALVSLIRQIWRKGERLVVCGDFNVLPGSVMFDALGGLGLTDLVTSRGFTDTRTSHYAKDGRFADYMLVTPDVAVARFDVVAEPEVSDHRPLLLEIG
- a CDS encoding GntR family transcriptional regulator, whose translation is MQDSHTAETAQNTIEEAIISGILSARIRPGTRLSENQLAAVFGVSRTRVREAMMRLETRGIVTVSPRRGWFVVEPSAEEAMTVYQARRVIESGLLRGMRALTDEGRKVLTAHLDEEKAAMAVGDRQRLTCLMGDFHICIAELGGNPILVDILRDLTARTILISMLYQSEFHAVQSHEGHCRIFEAMAAGDFVRAAELSVEHLDEVETGLDLTTRPDPLSELRSSLSLPPRTVPSQSSGIRKTATSKEK
- a CDS encoding transporter substrate-binding domain-containing protein; protein product: MLTRRTFFAIATLAAAVGFGSASHADALADITARGTLRVAVPQDFPPFGSVGTDMAPMGYDIDMANLIAEKLGVKTELVPVTSANRIPYLQTNKVDLVISSLGKNPDREKVIDFSTAYAPFFNGVFAPGDLSVAKVEDLAGKTVGVTRGAVEDLELTKIASADVTIKRYEDNNGTISAFLSGQVEAVATGNVVAAAILAKNPPKRPELKFLIKNSPCYIGLSKEQPALLEKVNSIIAAAKTDGSLNAIAQKWLGTDLPKDL
- a CDS encoding amino acid ABC transporter permease, giving the protein MSYHFEFGWLLQYYPQVVKGIVITLELVAIGGVLGISLGTFCAWVRALGPAWLKPVVAGYVELIRNTPFLIQLFFIFFGLPSLGLQLSELTAANLAMVVNLGAYSCEIIRAGIQATPKGQFEAGASLAMTPFETFRHVVLVPSLQRIWPALSSQVVIVMLGSSVVSQIAAEDLTFAANFIQSRTFRAFEAYIVSTAIYLALAILLRQVLAVAGGFIFPRRLAR
- a CDS encoding amino acid ABC transporter permease; the encoded protein is MIEFTLWDILRNLLLATRWTVLLSLISFIGGGAVGLGLLLLRISKRKSLRALAKYYIELFQGTPLLMQLFIAFFGLGLFGINVPAWLAAGLALILWTAAFLAEIWRGCVESVAKGQWEASASLGMGRLQQMRYVILPQALRVAVPPTVGFSVQVVKGTALTSIIGFVELSKAGTVVTNATFQPFTVYGLVALIYFALCWPLSKSSQILERKLNVAHRNH
- a CDS encoding amino acid ABC transporter ATP-binding protein, translated to MSLIEITEVRKSYGTNEVLKGINLDVDPGEVIAIIGKSGSGKSTLLRCINGLESITQGSISVAGAQLLDDELHLKALRLKVGMIFQQFNLFPHLTAGGNVMLSQSVVKKTPKAEAAAVARKMLDRVGLGHKFDAYPDELSGGQQQRVAIARALAMQPIALLCDEITSALDPELVAEVLAVVRELAAEGMTLLMVTHEMRFARDVCSRVVFMHEGRVHEIGRPENVFANPKTAELKQFLGMH
- a CDS encoding alpha/beta fold hydrolase, whose translation is MMMTRRTFSAAIVASAAASLLSTSSMAAPSGTVKARNVVLAHGLFADGSCWSEVITRLQAAGFNATAVQNPLTTLPEAVSSVERVLARQDGPTVLVGHSFAGMIITEAGMHPNVSALVYVAARAPDAGEDYTALAKTFPPPPASAGIVFDGDEGRLSEAAFLHDFAGDLPEAKAKVLYAVQAPFNKALLTGKTTQATWRSKPSWYAVSTEDRTINPELERFMAKRMGAKTIELKASHLSLISHPDEITQLIIEAAG